Proteins from one Natrinema salinisoli genomic window:
- a CDS encoding ion transporter: MTTETEPGDRDLRETVRFYLLDHRTPLGKAVDIALLALNLAFVAVFVAETYPLSDALRARLWQLEVAIAVIFLMEYVLRLYGAGNRFAEFSNAYSVIDLIAILPTFLVVLLPGATIANVGFLRVVRVVRVLRFYRFTDDAEFFFGRVSDNALRALKLLLTVLVLLFVSAGLFYSAEHAANPEVANFGDAFYYVVVTLSTTGFGDIIPVTTAGRWVTVASILAGIIVIPWQASKIVREWSRKETVDVTCPNCGLSSHDRDASHCKACGHVIYQEFDSRR; this comes from the coding sequence ATGACGACCGAAACGGAGCCCGGGGATCGCGATCTTCGAGAAACCGTGCGGTTCTATCTGCTCGATCACCGAACGCCGCTCGGGAAGGCGGTCGATATCGCGCTGCTGGCGTTGAACCTCGCCTTCGTCGCCGTGTTCGTCGCGGAAACCTATCCCCTCTCCGACGCGCTCCGCGCTCGACTCTGGCAGCTCGAGGTCGCCATCGCGGTCATCTTTCTGATGGAGTACGTCCTGCGACTGTACGGCGCTGGGAATCGGTTCGCGGAGTTCTCGAACGCGTACAGCGTGATCGACCTGATCGCGATTCTCCCGACGTTTCTCGTGGTGCTCTTGCCGGGAGCGACGATCGCCAACGTGGGCTTTCTTCGGGTGGTCCGAGTCGTTCGTGTCCTCCGCTTCTATCGGTTCACGGACGACGCGGAGTTCTTTTTCGGACGGGTTTCGGACAACGCCCTGCGAGCACTGAAGTTGCTGTTGACGGTGTTAGTGCTCCTGTTCGTCTCCGCCGGCCTGTTCTACAGCGCGGAACACGCCGCCAATCCCGAGGTCGCGAATTTCGGCGATGCCTTCTACTACGTCGTCGTAACGCTGTCGACCACCGGGTTCGGCGACATCATTCCCGTCACGACCGCGGGACGGTGGGTCACGGTGGCGTCGATTCTGGCGGGCATCATCGTCATTCCGTGGCAGGCCAGCAAGATCGTCCGCGAGTGGAGCCGCAAGGAGACGGTCGACGTCACGTGTCCGAACTGCGGGCTGTCGTCTCACGATCGGGACGCGTCACACTGCAAGGCGTGCGGCCACGTCATCTACCAGGAATTCGATTCGCGCCGATAG